In the Streptomyces sp. f51 genome, one interval contains:
- a CDS encoding CocE/NonD family hydrolase — translation MHIRTSFPYETTHEDALVPLPDGTRLYARIWRPLTGEPVPALLEYLPYRLTDWTAPRDQQRHPWYAGHGYASVRVDARGHGNSEGVPGDEHAETDTDDGVEVVSWLAARPWCTGRVGMFGIAWGGLHSLRVAARAPAPLKAVVTVCPSDDLPDNDAHHAGGSVPAVGTYARSAARLAFAARPPDPAHVGEGMWRDMWEKRLAAAAPSTHTRPEHRTDDPYGPHGTREEYGTVRAAVLAVGGWHDPHRDTVLRLVRNLPPDRVRGLIGPWSRQYPDRDLPPGPAIGFLQETLRWWDHWLKDKETDPLSVPLLRSYVMDAHPPATVYPRIPGHWVGEPAWPSPSVTPVAYALQGTPVPVRSPQHTGVDAGRPFPFGDDAGLPPDQREEDARSACFEFEVTEETWVLGRPRVNLRLTSAVPRGQVIARLCDVAPDGASTLVTRGALNLSARRGPGRTVPWTPGSTEHVVFDLNAIGYAFPAGHRIRLGVSSAYWPWIWPEPGSEAGFTLEPIGSVLELPVRTRESDPSITFGEPEESEPLGVTVSATLDEPPPQRLVLRDVAAETWRLEVASGQGGTRVHPDGLECTEEGRETYTIETSDPLSARARSTWSIRLHRPDLPWDARVETTSTTTCDARDFVTTDELVCKDGDEVVFHRTWEKRTPRTSG, via the coding sequence ATGCACATCCGTACGTCCTTCCCCTACGAGACCACTCATGAGGACGCCCTCGTCCCTCTCCCGGACGGCACCCGCCTGTACGCCCGGATCTGGCGGCCGCTGACCGGGGAACCCGTACCGGCGCTCCTCGAGTACCTCCCGTACCGCCTGACCGACTGGACGGCCCCGCGCGACCAGCAGCGCCATCCCTGGTACGCCGGGCACGGCTACGCCTCCGTGCGCGTGGACGCGCGCGGCCACGGGAACTCGGAGGGCGTGCCGGGCGACGAGCACGCGGAGACCGACACGGACGACGGGGTGGAGGTGGTCTCCTGGCTGGCCGCCCGGCCCTGGTGCACGGGCCGGGTCGGCATGTTCGGGATCGCGTGGGGCGGTCTCCACTCCCTTCGCGTCGCGGCCCGCGCGCCCGCGCCGCTCAAGGCGGTCGTCACGGTCTGCCCGAGCGACGACCTCCCTGACAACGACGCCCACCACGCCGGAGGTTCCGTTCCCGCCGTCGGCACATACGCCCGGTCGGCCGCCCGGCTCGCCTTCGCCGCCCGCCCGCCGGACCCCGCGCACGTGGGCGAGGGGATGTGGCGGGACATGTGGGAGAAGCGACTGGCGGCGGCCGCGCCCTCCACGCACACCCGGCCGGAGCACAGGACCGACGACCCGTACGGCCCTCACGGCACCCGCGAGGAGTACGGGACCGTCCGCGCGGCGGTCCTCGCGGTCGGCGGCTGGCACGACCCGCACCGCGACACGGTGCTGCGCCTGGTGCGGAACCTTCCCCCGGATCGCGTACGGGGTCTCATCGGCCCCTGGTCCCGCCAGTACCCGGACCGCGACCTGCCGCCCGGGCCGGCGATCGGCTTCCTCCAGGAGACGCTGCGCTGGTGGGACCACTGGCTCAAGGACAAGGAGACGGACCCGCTCTCCGTGCCCCTGCTCCGCTCGTACGTGATGGACGCGCATCCTCCGGCGACCGTGTACCCGCGCATCCCCGGCCACTGGGTGGGCGAGCCTGCCTGGCCCTCACCCTCGGTGACCCCGGTCGCGTACGCGCTCCAGGGAACCCCGGTGCCGGTGCGGTCCCCACAGCACACGGGGGTCGACGCGGGCCGCCCCTTCCCCTTCGGCGACGACGCCGGCCTGCCGCCCGACCAGCGGGAGGAGGACGCCCGGTCGGCCTGTTTCGAGTTCGAGGTGACGGAGGAGACCTGGGTGCTGGGCCGCCCCCGGGTCAATCTGCGGCTGACGTCCGCGGTGCCCAGGGGCCAGGTGATCGCCCGGCTGTGCGACGTGGCGCCGGACGGAGCGTCCACGCTCGTCACCCGGGGCGCCCTGAACCTGTCGGCGCGCCGGGGTCCCGGCCGGACGGTTCCCTGGACTCCGGGCAGCACGGAACACGTGGTGTTCGACCTGAACGCCATCGGCTACGCCTTCCCGGCGGGCCACCGCATCCGGCTGGGCGTGTCCTCCGCGTACTGGCCCTGGATCTGGCCCGAGCCGGGCTCGGAGGCCGGTTTCACCCTGGAGCCGATCGGCAGCGTCCTCGAACTCCCCGTACGGACACGGGAGTCGGACCCGTCGATCACCTTCGGCGAACCCGAGGAGTCCGAGCCCCTCGGGGTGACCGTCTCCGCGACCCTGGACGAGCCCCCGCCGCAGCGACTGGTGCTGCGGGACGTGGCCGCGGAGACCTGGCGTCTGGAGGTGGCCTCGGGCCAGGGCGGCACCCGTGTCCATCCCGACGGCCTCGAATGCACGGAGGAGGGGCGGGAGACGTACACGATCGAGACGTCGGACCCGCTGTCCGCGCGCGCCCGCTCGACCTGGTCGATCCGGCTGCACCGCCCGGACCTGCCCTGGGACGCCCGCGTCGAGACGACCTCCACCACGACCTGCGACGCGCGGGACTTCGTCACGACCGACGAACTCGTCTGCAAGGACGGCGACGAGGTCGTCTTCCACCGGACCTGGGAGAAGAGAACCCCGCGCACCTCGGGCTGA